The Peribacillus sp. FSL P2-0133 genome has a segment encoding these proteins:
- a CDS encoding AI-2E family transporter, translating into MVKEYLQSEGFSRLITLIVLVLFLISIGSMVNIVLFTFVFTFLMGRLEQIIMIRLNKVMHINSKVVISFLYAVVISCLAIVLYKYLPVITLQFTELVTQIVFFFQHPPDSRVIQYAINIMNELKSPLDLQTQMNTLYLYISDFGKLAFQIFISMLLSLFFLLEKDKIIRFTSKFKRAKFKSFFINLSHFGVKFINSFGKVIEVQFLIAITNAVLSVTFLWILGFPQLLGLGIMIFFLGLIPVAGVIISLIPLSMIAYSIGGMPKVIAVLIMIVVIHAIESYILNPKFMSAKTNLPTFFTFIILLFSEHFLGIWGLIIGIPIFIFLLDMLDIEEGNMEVR; encoded by the coding sequence GTGGTAAAAGAGTATTTGCAAAGCGAAGGTTTTTCAAGGTTAATTACATTAATTGTGTTAGTCCTCTTTTTAATTAGCATCGGTAGTATGGTTAATATCGTGTTATTCACATTTGTTTTCACTTTCCTGATGGGAAGGCTGGAGCAAATTATCATGATTCGGCTGAATAAAGTGATGCATATCAATTCTAAGGTTGTTATAAGCTTTTTATATGCAGTCGTCATTTCTTGTTTAGCCATCGTTCTTTATAAATATCTACCGGTCATTACGCTACAATTCACGGAATTAGTGACACAGATCGTTTTCTTCTTTCAACATCCACCAGATAGTAGGGTCATTCAATATGCCATTAATATAATGAACGAGCTGAAATCTCCGCTCGATCTTCAAACTCAGATGAATACACTCTATCTTTATATATCCGATTTCGGTAAACTGGCATTTCAAATTTTCATTTCCATGTTGCTCAGTCTATTTTTCTTATTGGAAAAAGATAAAATCATTCGCTTCACTTCTAAATTCAAGCGGGCCAAATTTAAATCTTTCTTTATAAACTTAAGCCACTTTGGCGTCAAATTCATCAATTCATTCGGAAAGGTGATTGAGGTCCAGTTCTTGATAGCCATTACGAATGCCGTCCTATCGGTAACTTTCTTATGGATCCTTGGCTTCCCGCAGTTGCTCGGTCTAGGGATCATGATTTTCTTCCTGGGTTTGATTCCGGTTGCAGGAGTCATCATATCCCTCATTCCACTTAGCATGATTGCCTATAGCATTGGCGGCATGCCCAAAGTGATTGCTGTATTAATCATGATTGTTGTGATCCATGCAATTGAAAGCTATATTTTAAATCCGAAATTCATGTCGGCAAAAACAAATCTTCCAACATTTTTCACCTTCATCATCCTATTGTTTTCCGAGCATTTCCTTGGGATATGGGGATTGATCATCGGGATACCGATCTTCATCTTCCTGTTGGATATGTTGGATATTGAAGAGGGGAATATGGAAGTCCGATAA
- a CDS encoding excisionase family DNA-binding protein, translating into MYLTVKETAEYLSMPESYIESLIVQNKIRTVHDGEQHLIFKDQFNMHLEQMEKYKRDLADYYNEPIPEDIDVKDED; encoded by the coding sequence ATGTACTTGACAGTAAAAGAGACTGCGGAATATCTATCGATGCCGGAATCTTATATAGAAAGTTTGATCGTTCAAAATAAAATTCGTACCGTTCATGATGGTGAGCAGCATTTGATTTTTAAAGATCAGTTTAATATGCATCTTGAACAGATGGAGAAGTATAAGAGGGATTTAGCGGATTATTATAACGAACCCATCCCCGAAGATATCGATGTGAAGGATGAAGATTAG
- a CDS encoding PadR family transcriptional regulator: protein MNVQFKKGVLELCVLVLLDKQDRYGYELVQKISDQIEISEGSVYPLLRRLTKEEYFTSYLQESTEGPPRKYYKLTDKGRRYLQELLTEWYEFSNGVNQLIKEGVNQ, encoded by the coding sequence ATGAATGTACAATTTAAGAAAGGTGTCCTGGAACTATGTGTCCTGGTCTTACTGGATAAGCAGGATCGCTATGGATATGAACTTGTGCAAAAGATTTCGGATCAAATTGAAATATCGGAAGGGTCGGTATATCCACTTTTACGTCGCTTGACGAAGGAGGAGTATTTTACGTCATATTTGCAAGAATCAACAGAAGGGCCTCCGCGCAAGTATTATAAGTTAACGGACAAAGGCCGGAGATACCTTCAAGAGCTGCTGACGGAATGGTATGAATTTTCCAATGGGGTCAATCAATTAATCAAGGAAGGTGTGAACCAATGA
- a CDS encoding DUF4097 family beta strand repeat-containing protein → MINVKKISIIALVLLLVGVIGSMFTFSQVTNKETTTEEKTISEIVTDIQIDTDNAAVEIVPTKDKETRIELVSKGMDVSKLDFTADVEGKKLSVQLKDRRTFSFGFHIQSLHLKVYVPDESYKSFVVESDNGKLQISGLKSENLNVKSQNGRVELNDIITEKVEVKSANGKVDLNNVEGKLVGSSNNGKITLVTKDLDREIDFESNNGKIMIKTENEPTNTTFDVHVDNGRVDILGKYEGDTVIGKGENLVKLETNNGKIEITK, encoded by the coding sequence ATGATTAATGTAAAAAAAATATCGATCATTGCACTTGTATTGTTACTGGTCGGAGTAATAGGAAGTATGTTTACTTTTTCCCAAGTGACGAATAAGGAAACGACTACAGAGGAAAAAACGATTTCTGAAATCGTGACGGACATTCAGATCGACACTGACAATGCAGCTGTAGAAATTGTTCCAACGAAGGATAAGGAGACCAGGATAGAATTGGTTTCAAAAGGGATGGATGTTTCCAAGTTGGATTTCACTGCCGATGTGGAAGGGAAGAAGCTTTCGGTACAATTAAAAGATCGACGTACCTTTAGCTTTGGTTTTCATATTCAATCCTTACATTTAAAGGTGTATGTGCCTGATGAATCTTATAAATCCTTTGTCGTCGAATCCGATAATGGAAAATTGCAAATATCAGGATTGAAAAGTGAAAATCTGAATGTGAAATCTCAAAATGGCCGGGTAGAATTAAATGATATAATAACCGAAAAAGTTGAAGTGAAATCTGCTAATGGAAAAGTGGATCTTAATAATGTGGAGGGAAAACTGGTTGGGTCATCGAATAACGGTAAAATTACATTGGTCACGAAAGACTTGGATAGGGAGATCGACTTCGAAAGTAATAATGGTAAAATCATGATCAAAACGGAGAATGAACCGACAAATACAACTTTCGATGTTCATGTTGACAATGGGAGAGTGGATATCCTTGGTAAGTATGAGGGCGATACTGTCATTGGCAAAGGTGAAAACTTAGTGAAATTGGAAACGAATAATGGGAAAATCGAGATAACGAAATAG
- a CDS encoding DUF1700 domain-containing protein — translation MNKEQFLKQLNASLTRLTLEEREDILQDYEEYFEIGMEEGKSEQEISKSLGNPRQISKELMASYHLGQVEQTTSAGNVMRAVWAVIGLGFFNLVIVLGPFVALIGVVIAGWASAIAFILAPFGVLFNLAIGNFQLFDLFFALGLCGIGIFIAMGMFAATNALTKGFIRYLKFNASLVKGGLKND, via the coding sequence ATGAATAAAGAACAATTTTTAAAACAATTGAATGCCTCTTTAACCAGACTTACCTTAGAGGAACGGGAAGATATCCTTCAAGATTACGAAGAGTATTTCGAAATTGGAATGGAAGAAGGGAAGTCAGAGCAGGAAATCTCCAAATCCCTTGGGAATCCTAGACAGATTTCAAAGGAACTTATGGCATCCTATCATCTTGGTCAGGTCGAACAAACGACTTCTGCAGGTAATGTAATGCGGGCGGTTTGGGCAGTCATTGGTTTGGGATTCTTTAATTTAGTGATCGTTTTGGGACCATTTGTAGCATTGATCGGAGTTGTCATTGCAGGATGGGCTTCGGCGATCGCGTTCATTCTTGCTCCGTTTGGCGTTCTTTTTAACCTTGCCATAGGCAATTTTCAATTATTCGATCTTTTCTTCGCATTGGGACTATGCGGGATTGGCATTTTCATTGCCATGGGAATGTTTGCCGCTACGAATGCTTTAACTAAAGGATTTATTCGCTATTTAAAATTTAACGCTTCCCTTGTGAAAGGCGGTTTGAAAAATGATTAA
- a CDS encoding GDYXXLXY domain-containing protein: MSNPSFRPLIVFSIPVLILLVLAFPPVWTTMTGDVIKIKTAPVDPTDLFRGSYVALKYEIESVKPSQVDDSIKTGFNTRNMGDYKKVYVRLKQNTDGLYGVDYVTKEKPGKGVYLKGELEIPYDLQNAKTIQIRYGLDNYFASEEKAKEMEKDALANPSVAVVKVRNGNVVLTDIIIE; the protein is encoded by the coding sequence ATGAGTAATCCATCATTCCGGCCACTCATCGTATTTTCCATTCCAGTCTTGATTCTGTTAGTCTTGGCATTTCCTCCGGTCTGGACAACAATGACAGGAGATGTAATCAAGATCAAAACAGCCCCGGTCGACCCGACTGATTTGTTTAGGGGAAGCTATGTGGCTTTGAAATACGAAATTGAATCAGTTAAGCCGTCACAAGTCGATGACTCGATTAAAACCGGGTTCAATACAAGAAATATGGGTGATTATAAAAAGGTATATGTACGTTTAAAACAAAACACTGATGGACTATACGGTGTCGATTACGTAACGAAAGAAAAACCCGGCAAAGGCGTTTACCTAAAAGGGGAATTGGAAATCCCATATGACCTGCAAAATGCTAAAACCATTCAGATCAGATACGGTCTGGACAATTATTTCGCATCCGAAGAAAAGGCAAAGGAAATGGAGAAGGACGCATTGGCTAATCCTTCAGTGGCCGTCGTAAAAGTTCGTAATGGCAACGTTGTTTTAACCGATATCATCATTGAATGA
- a CDS encoding sensor domain-containing diguanylate cyclase, whose amino-acid sequence MKFNKLSLNIFKCMIFTRKKREKDYLKKGFEEQKEVFNIVESSKDIIYCYESIPSSKFRYLSPSINTLLGQGVLEEAYNDPSSPFERIHPDDFDILNEKIYVGIDYTKSVIQRWRDIEGNYWWFEEYATPIYEKEQLVAVQGIIRNIDERVRFIQDIEYQMSHDPLTNIHNRQFFDKISAKSNLDFDTPVAMILCDLDELKFMNDTYGHKKGDELIKEAANLLKRIFSDIAVVARVGGDEFAILLIDRSKREVESLCELLKEEILLQNSLKKVPHISMSFGHAYRSHSKRNMDSLFMEADQKMFQDKRRRKEQKLVRAGR is encoded by the coding sequence ATGAAATTCAATAAGTTGTCATTAAATATATTTAAATGTATGATCTTCACTCGCAAGAAAAGGGAAAAGGACTATCTGAAGAAAGGATTCGAAGAGCAAAAAGAGGTTTTTAATATAGTGGAAAGTTCTAAGGATATTATCTACTGCTACGAATCAATCCCAAGTTCCAAGTTCAGGTATCTAAGTCCGTCCATCAATACACTACTAGGTCAAGGCGTCTTGGAAGAAGCCTATAATGACCCTTCCTCGCCTTTTGAAAGGATTCATCCTGATGACTTTGATATCCTAAATGAAAAGATATACGTTGGGATTGATTATACTAAGTCTGTCATTCAACGCTGGAGAGATATCGAGGGGAATTATTGGTGGTTCGAGGAATATGCTACACCTATATATGAAAAAGAGCAATTGGTAGCTGTTCAAGGAATCATTCGGAATATTGATGAAAGAGTGAGATTCATACAGGATATTGAGTATCAAATGTCCCATGACCCATTAACGAATATCCATAATCGACAGTTTTTCGATAAAATATCTGCCAAATCCAATCTTGATTTTGACACTCCGGTTGCCATGATATTGTGTGATCTAGATGAGCTGAAATTTATGAATGATACGTATGGTCATAAGAAAGGGGATGAATTGATTAAAGAAGCGGCCAATCTATTGAAACGGATTTTCTCGGACATCGCAGTTGTAGCGAGAGTAGGAGGAGATGAGTTTGCCATTCTGCTGATTGATAGAAGCAAGCGAGAAGTAGAATCTCTTTGTGAATTATTAAAGGAAGAAATCCTTCTGCAAAACTCCCTAAAAAAAGTCCCTCACATCAGTATGTCATTCGGGCATGCTTACCGTTCGCATTCCAAACGGAATATGGATAGCTTATTCATGGAAGCGGATCAAAAAATGTTTCAAGATAAACGGCGTAGAAAAGAACAGAAACTCGTTCGGGCGGGTAGATGA
- a CDS encoding DUF2157 domain-containing protein — protein MANKEITKKQFEFLEHEFNYLEKEGIISQQEKVRMLGSYDVKGNLNFITILLSIGALLLGLGVLTFVASNWIYLSKAVKFLLIIACLIGVNFAGVKVQARLPKTSRSLHYAGILIFGAGIFLIEQMFNISINFNSSFLLWAIGTVFIGYYLKDVFVLLFTSFLLFIYINGSIFVDETSYPLAILIFLPALYILLKKFDYPKYLTFFINALAINTIALFLMEFVPKLGFENSNTIVLSILFVLGIVLAYIPVRAKLQNITHIQGHILHGITALFLTFDFSIWFPLAYFVFLLYLILKGSLTSIVIICALIFRYYIYSFDFLPKSLTFIIGGIMLIGFGFFFENQRKKGGELNE, from the coding sequence TTGGCCAACAAAGAAATAACAAAAAAGCAATTCGAATTTCTTGAACATGAATTTAATTACCTTGAAAAGGAAGGAATCATCTCCCAGCAGGAGAAAGTGAGGATGTTAGGTTCCTATGATGTAAAAGGTAATTTGAACTTCATCACTATTCTATTATCCATTGGGGCACTTCTTTTAGGTTTAGGCGTATTGACCTTCGTAGCCAGTAACTGGATCTATTTAAGTAAAGCGGTTAAATTCCTGCTTATCATTGCATGCCTCATCGGAGTGAACTTTGCTGGCGTGAAGGTGCAGGCACGCTTGCCCAAAACGTCACGAAGTCTGCATTATGCAGGTATTCTGATTTTTGGTGCAGGGATTTTTCTAATCGAGCAGATGTTTAACATCAGCATCAATTTCAACAGTTCCTTTTTATTATGGGCGATCGGTACGGTATTCATTGGTTACTATTTGAAGGATGTCTTTGTTCTCCTTTTTACATCTTTCCTGCTTTTCATTTATATTAACGGAAGTATATTCGTTGATGAAACGTCTTATCCGCTTGCCATTCTTATATTTCTACCGGCTTTATACATTCTGTTAAAGAAATTCGATTACCCTAAATATTTGACTTTTTTCATTAACGCTTTAGCCATCAATACAATTGCCTTATTTCTTATGGAATTCGTGCCGAAGCTGGGTTTTGAAAATTCGAATACAATTGTCCTTTCCATTCTGTTTGTATTGGGAATCGTGCTTGCCTATATTCCGGTAAGAGCAAAATTACAGAACATCACACACATACAAGGGCATATCTTACATGGTATTACCGCACTCTTCCTTACCTTTGATTTTTCAATCTGGTTTCCTTTAGCTTATTTCGTTTTTCTGCTTTATCTCATTCTAAAAGGCAGTTTGACCAGCATCGTAATAATATGTGCACTGATTTTCAGATATTACATCTACTCCTTTGACTTCCTGCCAAAATCGCTTACATTCATCATTGGTGGAATCATGCTTATCGGTTTTGGCTTCTTCTTTGAAAATCAACGAAAAAAAGGAGGGGAACTCAATGAGTAA
- a CDS encoding C40 family peptidase translates to MSYSLPVSKWFAAIVLIGALLMAFIFSPANASASINYGDEVAALAKKQVGSKYKYGGTTPKGFDASGLTQYVYKNAATEMKIPRTSAEQYKTGKAVKQNDLKAGDLVFYATGKKGEVSFVGIYYGNGTFVGTTTKGVKVVKMSDKYWKEKYIGAKRVIK, encoded by the coding sequence ATGAGTTATAGTTTACCAGTTTCAAAATGGTTTGCAGCCATAGTTTTAATCGGGGCATTATTGATGGCATTCATTTTCAGTCCGGCTAATGCTTCAGCCTCTATCAATTATGGTGATGAAGTTGCCGCTTTGGCAAAGAAGCAGGTTGGGAGCAAATATAAATATGGGGGGACGACTCCAAAAGGGTTTGATGCTAGCGGTCTTACCCAGTATGTATATAAAAATGCCGCAACGGAAATGAAAATTCCGAGAACGAGTGCGGAACAGTATAAAACCGGAAAGGCCGTGAAGCAAAATGATTTAAAAGCGGGCGATTTAGTCTTCTATGCGACAGGTAAGAAAGGGGAGGTCTCTTTTGTAGGAATCTATTATGGAAATGGTACATTTGTCGGGACCACCACTAAAGGGGTTAAGGTGGTCAAAATGAGTGATAAGTATTGGAAGGAAAAATATATAGGGGCAAAACGAGTTATTAAGTAA
- a CDS encoding phage holin, giving the protein MINWKVRFKNPTFIFTVLIPGLLILAQMIAAFINNFITPIGFTITDDALNGALGIINFIALTFFGVGGVVDHTTKGLSDSENARQYKEPK; this is encoded by the coding sequence ATGATCAACTGGAAAGTGCGTTTTAAGAATCCTACGTTTATATTCACGGTACTCATTCCAGGGCTTTTAATATTGGCCCAGATGATTGCTGCGTTCATAAATAATTTCATTACCCCTATAGGCTTTACCATTACTGATGATGCATTGAACGGGGCTTTAGGCATCATTAACTTCATAGCGCTTACATTCTTTGGGGTCGGCGGTGTGGTCGATCATACCACTAAAGGTCTAAGCGACAGTGAAAATGCCCGACAATACAAGGAGCCTAAGTAA
- a CDS encoding MFS transporter: MRESLVDERVRGTDKIWTRDFIMICLANMCIFMGFQMTMPTLPLFVEQLGGDDRLVGAVLGIFTFSALLVRPIAGRLLETKGRRIVFSAGLAIFALSVGSFGFMGSIGLLFMMRIVQGVGWGFSSTASGTIASDIIPAKRRGEGMGYYGLSGNLALAFGPSLGLFLVTVIPFQELFLICSLLGLFAIIAASLIRYQKVESDPSAAVRAKRFDIYEKSALQPSLLIFFISVTFGGIATFLPLYTAEKGVDGIQWYFLVYAMALMVTRLFAGRLYDRRGHRAIFVPSTLLIMAGMLLLAWMPSEAVLYIAAVLYGFGFGSVQPALQAWSIEKTAPNRKAMANATYFSFFDLGVGIGAIVFGQISFLFGYRSIYITAAASIFISMIVYLCIIRSEDKLKSMERR, encoded by the coding sequence ATGAGGGAAAGCTTAGTGGATGAACGGGTAAGAGGCACTGATAAAATCTGGACACGTGATTTCATCATGATCTGTTTGGCAAATATGTGCATCTTCATGGGGTTTCAAATGACGATGCCGACCCTCCCGCTGTTTGTTGAGCAGCTTGGCGGTGACGACCGCCTGGTGGGGGCTGTCCTTGGAATCTTCACTTTTTCGGCCTTGCTTGTTCGGCCAATTGCCGGCAGATTATTGGAGACGAAGGGAAGACGCATCGTTTTTTCTGCCGGGTTAGCCATTTTTGCATTGTCCGTGGGTTCATTCGGGTTTATGGGGAGCATCGGCCTGTTATTCATGATGCGGATTGTACAGGGCGTCGGATGGGGATTTTCTTCAACGGCATCAGGAACGATTGCTTCCGATATAATCCCTGCGAAACGGCGTGGCGAGGGGATGGGGTATTATGGATTATCGGGTAACTTAGCACTTGCATTCGGGCCATCATTGGGTCTTTTTCTAGTTACCGTCATTCCGTTTCAAGAGTTGTTTTTGATCTGTTCATTATTAGGTTTGTTTGCCATCATTGCAGCATCACTTATTCGGTATCAAAAAGTGGAAAGTGATCCTTCGGCGGCTGTCAGAGCCAAAAGGTTTGATATATATGAAAAAAGTGCTCTTCAGCCATCTTTGCTCATTTTCTTCATCTCCGTTACATTCGGTGGAATTGCAACCTTCCTTCCCTTATATACAGCGGAAAAAGGTGTAGATGGCATTCAGTGGTACTTTTTAGTATATGCAATGGCCCTCATGGTCACGAGATTATTCGCGGGTCGATTATATGACCGAAGGGGACATCGAGCCATATTCGTGCCTTCAACATTACTCATCATGGCTGGGATGCTGCTGCTTGCATGGATGCCGAGTGAAGCGGTCCTTTACATTGCGGCAGTGCTTTATGGATTTGGATTCGGTTCTGTCCAGCCAGCGCTGCAGGCATGGTCAATTGAAAAGACGGCACCCAATCGGAAGGCGATGGCGAATGCAACATACTTTTCATTTTTCGATCTTGGTGTGGGCATAGGTGCCATCGTGTTCGGGCAAATAAGCTTCCTCTTCGGTTATAGGAGCATCTATATCACGGCAGCCGCCTCGATTTTCATTTCAATGATCGTTTATTTGTGCATCATCAGGAGCGAGGATAAATTAAAATCAATGGAAAGACGTTGA